TGGTTATTGATGCGAGCATGCTTAGATTCATCTGAGaaggtgtgtgtttttttattattataatttatttatagtttttgttaacaGTATCTCTTTCGTCaacacttttatatatgatatgtactttccattcttttcctttttccatttttttcagcatctctctctctctctctctctctctctctctctctctctctctctctctctctctctctctctctctctctctctctctctctctctctctctctctctctctctctctctctctctctctatctatctctctctctctctctgtctttctgtctttatttatttatttatttatttatttatttatttattgtttgtgtattaaaGATGTGGAATCGATGTAAGCACACCGACAATCAGACAATGTGACAAATGTGCCAAGCCCAAacgaaaatcataccacatcttctttttttatattaaatatacataaatatgacataatacaacaataaagaaactcagccgatccgtacaatgtcatgtcgggaatgtgtaattccatttgtttctgtttttgcaTTAGATTTCGCTTTGTTAGTGTtcaaactgcattttatttttattttttcctgttttatttttctttcctttccttaatgtttctgcatgtattttgaccttttttcattattatttttttcttcttcagatttaTCATATTGAAACCGTGACACTAATTTACTATTGTTGAGCAATGATTGATGATCAGAAACtgtaattttgaatgaaaaaaagggggcatttttactgtcagcttgggttgagcagtttttcagtaaaaaatggatTGAAAACTGTCAAAGTCCCTTACAAATCAGTCCAATCAGATTTAAGATATGCGGACCAATCAACGCCAGCTTTATGTAAGTGGTGATCCAATCGTCACCGTGATTTCAATCCTCCCGGCAAGCACAAAAACACATTCaccgaaattttcaagtattctttCTGTAGCAAATCGTCCACAGAGCTAATAATCATGGCACGAACAAAGCAAACTGCACGTAAATCCACCGGAggtaaagctccaagaaaacaacttgccaccaaggccgcccgtaagagcgcacctgcaaccggtggagtcaagaaaccacatagatacaggccaggaacagtcgctctccgagaaatcaggagataccagaagagcacagagctcctcatcaggaaactccccttccagagattagtccgTGAAATCGCCCAGGACTTCAAAACTGATCTCCGATTCCAGAGTTCAGCCGTCATGGCCCTACAGGAAGCCAGCGAAGCCTACTTGGTCGGTCTCTTCGAGGATACCAACTTGTGCGCAATTCACGCCAAGAGAGTAACCATCATGCCAAAGGATATCCAATTGGCCcgaagaatccgtggagaacgtgcttaagaagtgtgatttttttcaccaaaacataacggcccttttcagggccaccaatatttttcaaaaagaatctataaattgttgtacatgaaaattagaaacatagctgaacccctcttttccccatctctctctctcttttatttcttcttgttgaatccatctatatgcaaagcaatacatagacaaaaaataaattttatgaaatatatacacacaagtctcatcacaaaaaaaaaggggggtgtttgtttatcatggtacatgtatgtccttgtgtgtagaatattaaatagtacattatataaaaaaaagatcaacatatgaatgtttctatctgttcttctgttcttttcttttcttcgcttgttttgtcttgtcttcttttgatgtattatttacaccaggagtctagaccaaagaaagagaaccaccaactggccaaaatataacctttttttttttaagttagagtGTAAATATCTtgtataattcattaatttgaatatttcttttagaaaagctgatattacagggtacttttatcaaaaatttagagctctttttcagtcagaattgtaaagaaaatttttatcatgtatgtagtaatatattttgtccactttagagtcttgtcttgctgctagtttacaaaatcatgaaatttctatttaaattaatataatttcggtacgggtccaagtagtccccacaaaatttcactgtaggaagtccatgtaagcatatatcttgcacttataagcttttttatatgataaaaagtagttttcagacttattataaacttttctggctAAAAGATGTCTTCAGAATAGTAAGTACATGTGTgcgcattaacatttttattggattggctgatgaaattgtcatcgtcatactgtggataaatatagaatggcgtttaaaaataaaactgaaaggaAGATGCACACATAAGAAGTTTTACCCGCAGTCAGGGGCATCTCTTTTCTTCACTGTAAtacctaaaagaaaaaaatctttaatagtaataacaataacagttttattcatacattctctcatttatgatctgaagtacctgcagcagatctttgatggatggcaagcacagctttgacagatgatgttgagttatgaaagacaggtagaaaactgcaagcatgtaaaatcctgtgatgtatccaatttctgggtacatcaagtagacaaatagataaccagtattcctagatatgtctgtgaggttttttttttcccaactaaattccattccattaagttgaaatgtgtattgacattgaatgaaaatatctgttcagagaaagcaaataattatctttataattttgactgtctaaagtgattttcatttatcatttatttatcatacttttctatcttaaaatgaaaacttttccacattttggaactttttttttgtctccttcagtcatttttattccgattgaaagtttttttctgttcaataatagttttttcttaaaaatttactgtctgatatgaattattatatttttcagacctagaatgaaaaagtggattgaaagtgtacacagtttaaggcagtacggagttacctcccggaataaaacaacgtaagccaatcagacaacagttaactgaaaatgtgtgatacttcttttacggccgcgttggtgatatataaagagtcgctgttagacggaaagtattatttaactaatcaccacaaatagttaaacatgtcaggcagaggaaaaggaggtaaaggtctaggaaaaggaggcgccaagcgtcacaggaaggtgttgcgtgataacatccaaggtatcaccaagccagccatccgtcgtttagcaagaagaggtggagtAAAACGTATATCTGGACTCATCTATGAGGAAACCCGCGGTGTCCTTAAAGTTttcttggaaaatgtcatccgtgatgctgtcacatacacagagcacgccaagaggaagactgtcactgccatggatgttgtctacgctttgaaacgtcaaggacgtaccttgtacggattcggaggttaaacagccacccGGCTAATAtcaacaacggcccttttcagggccaccaacatttttcaaaaagaatcttagatttgttgtacatcgttttaagctaaatcttgaaatcaaagcttgctcccacttctattcttttctgtaatgttcatgaatttttcaaccgttttcttgttttccctgatcctgatccgcaactattttctctctctctcgttatcccccccccccctttttttttaatatctggctttctttttaattaacttccttactcttactcttgtatttatttgagaatttatatttctgaagGTTTATGAATACGTTCAAAGATCAACAAGTCCGTGCATTTGCCTACATGAagagagaaaatttcaaaacaaatgcacggacttttacacacaaaatctgtagattctgttatattcaattataaaGTTTTTGCGTGGTTTAAGATTAGGTAATGTTCTTGTTTCCGTGTAAAATAATtctcgcaatattttttttctcccgaaaagcaaaagaaatcgtaaatttatcaactctattaattggaatgaaagcactgttttgttcttcatgatttatgtatttacgctttgcagttttgacaaattaaatactacagaatgagtgaaatacacgtatatttgttatacagatagaaagaagagaaaagtaaccatatactattgaaatagtttgaaagtagttatagctgggggttgggatttatagctttgtttagaagtttgacatgatgtacaacaaatgtaaattctttttgaaaaatgttggtggccctgaaaagggccgtttgtgaagttataaacttcagactgtttacttgctgctggtgtatttggtgacggctttggtaccttcactgacagcgtgcttggccaattctccgggtaagagaagacggacagcggtctggatctcccgggatgtgatggtagatcttttGTTGTAGTGTGCCAATCGGGAAGCCTCTGCTGCGATTCTCTCGAATATATCGTTGACGAAGCTGTTCATGATGGACATTGCCTTTGAGGACACTCCGGTGTCGGGGTGAacttgtctcaagactttgtagatgtagatagcataggattcacgtctcttcctcctccttttcttgtcaccgccgggtctggcagtctttgccttggtgacggccttcttggctcctttagttcctactttgggtggcatgttactggtttgataatcaaataagtaatggtgaaaaattattttcaatttgtttatatactgggcaaaacggattgaaagattttCTTGAACGCGAACCTCGGAGAGAGCACCCATAACATGTTGAATGTTCGGTAGCCTAACTGCCCGCAGAGAGCTTCGTTCTGATTggtgtataataaaaacatcgttcaatccgtttagtgggtatataagctaaattttaaagaaaaattgtatcactttactcagtgtcgatcaaccaaatagaacaaaatgtcaggacgaggaaaaggaggaaaagcaaaagcaaaggcaaagtctaggtcatcccgtgccggacttcagttcccagtcggtcgtatccacagacttttgaggaaaggaaactatgccgagagagttggtgccggtgCACCAGTGTACCTCGCAGCTGTCCtagaatacttagcagctgaagtattggagttggcaggaaacgccgctcgtgacaacaagaagagcagaatcattccccgtcatctccagttggccatcagaaacgacgaagagttgaacaaactcttgtctggtgtcaccattgcccagggaggtgttctaccaaacatccaggctgtacttctaccaaagaagacccagaaagctgccaagtaaaaagtggatatatcagattactcacttaacaacggcccttttcagggccaccaatatttttcaaaaagagtctaaaattgttgtacatcttagtaatactttattccccatacataattaaaaaaaatatattctactacataacaaataaaaaatgtctaaaatatagaTGTCCCTTCTTCCGTGATTCttcttttcttctctctctaacgcatcccattttaagtacagttcttatagcataacactaagtcTAGTAACTTTTTCAGTCTTCTTCATCAGAACATTTATTGTCGTACTTTCTGACTCTTTGAACCCACTAG
This DNA window, taken from Mytilus edulis unplaced genomic scaffold, xbMytEdul2.2 SCAFFOLD_1419, whole genome shotgun sequence, encodes the following:
- the LOC139505201 gene encoding histone H3: MARTKQTARKSTGGKAPRKQLATKAARKSAPATGGVKKPHRYRPGTVALREIRRYQKSTELLIRKLPFQRLVREIAQDFKTDLRFQSSAVMALQEASEAYLVGLFEDTNLCAIHAKRVTIMPKDIQLARRIRGERA
- the LOC139505210 gene encoding histone H4; translation: MSGRGKGGKGLGKGGAKRHRKVLRDNIQGITKPAIRRLARRGGVKRISGLIYEETRGVLKVFLENVIRDAVTYTEHAKRKTVTAMDVVYALKRQGRTLYGFGG
- the LOC139505209 gene encoding histone H2B yields the protein MPPKVGTKGAKKAVTKAKTARPGGDKKRRRKRRESYAIYIYKVLRQVHPDTGVSSKAMSIMNSFVNDIFERIAAEASRLAHYNKRSTITSREIQTAVRLLLPGELAKHAVSEGTKAVTKYTSSK
- the LOC139505207 gene encoding histone H2A gives rise to the protein MSGRGKGGKAKAKAKSRSSRAGLQFPVGRIHRLLRKGNYAERVGAGAPVYLAAVLEYLAAEVLELAGNAARDNKKSRIIPRHLQLAIRNDEELNKLLSGVTIAQGGVLPNIQAVLLPKKTQKAAK